In Quercus robur chromosome 11, dhQueRobu3.1, whole genome shotgun sequence, the following proteins share a genomic window:
- the LOC126704563 gene encoding uncharacterized protein LOC126704563, whose translation MIRIPWRQKRHWRDPKRRALIQTLKSAYQSNEMNANKKQGARGGIVATTSAVAVTKTTARAGEAGVVAASSGDSMVAASSGDSVVAATSVGDSTTGGGTNNQRVVVPIVEKAIQRVQSKKKKKKNKGINNIRAKL comes from the exons ATGATTCGGATTCCATGGCGTCAAAAGCGACATTGGAGGGATCCAAAACGTCGTGCTCTGATTCAGACACTCAAATCCGCTTACCAATCT AATGAGATGAATGCTAACAAAAAGCAAGGTGCTAGAGGTGGAATTGTTGCTACTACAAGTGCTGTTGCTGTAACTAAAACAACTGCAAGGGCTGGAGAAGCAGGGGTTGTTGCTGCAAGTTCTGGAGATTCAATGGTTGCTGCAAGTTCTGGAGATTCAGTGGTTGCTGCTACAAGTGTTGGGGATTCAACGACTGGTGGTGGTACTAACAATCAACGTGTGGTGGTGCCAATTGTGGAAAAGGCCATTCAAAGGGTGCAgtccaagaagaagaagaagaagaataagggCATTAACAATATAAGGGCAAAACTTTga